In Pseudomonas sp. R76, one genomic interval encodes:
- the madM gene encoding malonate transporter subunit MadM, producing the protein MWPLIEKGLENNSLVTAFAFVGVVMWISVVLSKRLTFGRIHGSAIAIVIGLVLAWVGGTLTGGQKGLADMALFSGIGLMGGAMLRDFAIVATAFEVQATEARKAGLIGAIALLLGTILPFIVGASMAWVFGYRDAISMTTIGAGAVTYIVGPVTGAAIGATSDVMALSIATGLIKAILVMVGTPVAARWMGLDNPRSAMVFGGLAGTVSGVTAGLAATDRRLVPYGALTATFHTGLGCLLGPSLLYFIVRGLVG; encoded by the coding sequence ATGTGGCCTCTGATCGAAAAAGGTTTGGAAAATAACAGCCTGGTCACCGCTTTTGCTTTCGTCGGCGTGGTGATGTGGATTTCCGTGGTGCTGTCCAAGCGCCTGACGTTCGGGCGCATTCATGGCTCGGCGATTGCCATCGTGATCGGGCTGGTGCTGGCCTGGGTCGGCGGCACGCTCACCGGCGGGCAAAAGGGCCTGGCAGACATGGCGCTGTTCTCTGGTATCGGCTTGATGGGCGGCGCAATGCTGCGCGACTTCGCCATCGTCGCCACCGCGTTTGAAGTGCAGGCCACCGAGGCGCGCAAAGCCGGGTTGATTGGCGCGATTGCGCTGCTGCTCGGCACGATTTTGCCGTTTATCGTTGGCGCGAGCATGGCGTGGGTGTTCGGCTATCGCGATGCGATCAGCATGACCACCATTGGCGCGGGTGCGGTGACTTACATTGTTGGGCCGGTGACCGGTGCGGCGATTGGCGCGACGTCGGATGTGATGGCGCTGTCGATTGCCACAGGGTTGATCAAGGCGATTCTGGTGATGGTCGGCACGCCGGTGGCGGCGCGTTGGATGGGCCTGGATAACCCGCGTTCGGCGATGGTGTTTGGCGGGCTGGCCGGCACGGTGAGTGGGGTGACGGCGGGGCTGGCGGCGACGGATCGGCGGCTGGTGCCGTATGGGGCGTTGACGGCTACTTTCCATACTGGGCTGGGGTGTTTGCTTGGGCCTTCGTTGCTGTACTTCATTGTGCGTGGTTTAGTCGGCTAA
- the madL gene encoding malonate transporter subunit MadL, which translates to MIIYGVALLAICMLAGVILGDMLGVLLGVKSNVGGVGIAMILLICARLWMQKRGGMTKDCEMGVGFWGAMYIPVVVAMAAQQNVVTALHGGPVAVLAAIGSVVVCGCTIALISRTHKGEPLPAEEPLIAAAGGR; encoded by the coding sequence ATGATTATTTATGGTGTGGCCTTGTTGGCGATCTGCATGTTGGCGGGTGTGATCCTGGGCGACATGCTCGGCGTGTTGCTGGGCGTCAAATCCAATGTGGGCGGCGTCGGGATCGCCATGATCCTGCTGATCTGCGCGCGTTTGTGGATGCAAAAACGCGGTGGCATGACCAAGGACTGCGAAATGGGCGTGGGCTTCTGGGGCGCCATGTACATCCCGGTGGTGGTGGCGATGGCCGCGCAACAAAACGTAGTGACAGCGCTGCACGGCGGCCCGGTGGCTGTGCTGGCCGCCATCGGTTCAGTGGTGGTTTGTGGCTGCACCATTGCCTTGATCAGCCGCACCCACAAGGGCGAACCCTTGCCCGCCGAAGAGCCGCTGATCGCTGCTGCGGGAGGTCGCTGA